From one Solanum lycopersicum chromosome 12, SLM_r2.1 genomic stretch:
- the LOC101262998 gene encoding uncharacterized protein isoform X7 — protein MMKNMHISNDNETTDVSAIPPPEKKRKGRGKTTGLSSQKKRKKNDNGKLKVIIPPDRTVAVGPGAKDFITELSVKVLHNARHGVKNWKGVPDLAKNRIVAYTLDTFQLPDIQHNRDTILQTAKNLYRYRRSRHHDHFKKFSTKEESLQNIPTDVNETEWNFLVDYFSSDEFKKMSERNKNNKAKQEVNHICGRKTFQAVSYEARNTTTGKEPNFQKLWEITHMKPNGQWVTSASAEVNDKVKDVIAEKIQDIDEGTDVDPIINAAFVQIMGEKSKYILGKGSGINSASRISRNEIQEQLRAQQKEAEEERYKRESVDIKLMEVKNQLEEERKNREVMEFRLVHDQKLLKESMMVLVSHLKNPKEDLHVKKNQESRMQKVLDNLKDVLNFEKQNLEMAIYDCDKFNTLCNEKDVELKDALTEKRNLEMRLPKLSSQGSKKTTPKELIDANNQVFDKIHEELKARCMLRTAEETKKRLLSEKSSLEEKIVEIEKKKSSEICFLNISCFTPSSKSSDHSSGLKMT, from the exons ATGatgaaaaatatgcatatttctaatgATAATGAAACTACTGATGTAAGTGCAATCCCCCCTCCAG aaaaaaaaaggaagggaAGAGGAAAGACAACAGGGCTTTCATCCCAAAAGAAACGTAAGAAAAATGACAATGGAAAGTTGAAGGTGATCATTCCACCAGATCGAACAGTTGCAGTAGGTCCTGGAGCTAAAGATTTTATTACCGAGCTCTCTGTGAAAGTTCTCCATAATGCTAGACATGGTGTGAAGAATTGGAAGGGAGTTCCTGATCTAGCAAAGAATAGAATTGTTGCTTATACGCTG GACACCTTTCAGCTTCCGGACATACAACACAATCGTGATACCATTCTTCAAACAGCAAAAAATTTATATCGATATCGTCGGAGCAGACATCATGatcattttaagaaattttctaCAAAAGAGGAGAGTCTACAAAATATACCAACAGATGTTAATGAAACTGAATGGAATTTCTTGGTAGACTACTTCAGCTCTGATGAATTTAAG AAAATGagtgaaagaaacaaaaataacaaggCAAAACAAGAAGTGAATCATATTTGCGGGAGAAAAACTTTTCAAGCGGTGTCTTATGAAGCG AGGAATACAACCACTGGAAAAGAgccaaattttcaaaaactttgGGAAATAACTCACATGAAGCCAAATGGGCAATGGGTTACTAGTGCTTCTGCTGAAGTCAAT GACAAAGTGAAAGACGTTATTGCTGAAAAAATTCAAGATATTGACGAGGGTACCGATGTGGATCCTATTATTAATGCTGCATTTGTGCAAATAATGGGAGAAAAATCAAAGTACATTCTTGGTAAAGGATCTGGGATTAATTCAGCAAGTAGAATATCTAGAAatgaaattcaagaacaactTCGAGCACAACAAAAGGAAGCAGAAGAAGAACGCTATAAACGAGAGAGTGTAGACATCAAACTAATGGAAGTTAAGAATCAACTTGAAGAGGAGCGAAAGAACCGAGAAGTAATGGAATTTCGTTTAGTGCATGACCAAAAATTGTTAAAAGAGAGCATGATGGTGCTAGTATCTCATTTGAAGAATCCCAAG GAAGATTTACatgtaaagaaaaatcaagaatcacGGATGCAGAAAGTGTTGGATAACTTGAAAGACGTCTTGAATTTTGAGAAGCAAAACTTAGAAATGGCTATTTATGATTGTGATAAATTCAATACATTGTGCAATGAAAAAGATGTAGAGCTTAAG GATGCCCTAACAGAGAAGCGAAACTTAGAAATGCGGCTTCCAAAGTTGAGTTCTCAAGGTTCAAAGAAAACTACTCCGAAAGAATTGATCGACGCAAATAATCAG GTCTTTGATAAGATCCATGAAGAGTTGAAAGCTCGTTGTATGTTGCGTACCgcagaagaaacaaaaaagaggCTTTTGAGTGAAAAATCATCACTTGAGGAAAAAATTGTAGAGATTGAAAAGAAGAAATCAAGTGAGATATGTTTCCTAAATATCTCTTGTTTCACTCCCAGCTCTAAGA gttccgatcatTCAAGTGGTTTAAAgatgacttga
- the LOC101262998 gene encoding uncharacterized protein isoform X8, with protein MMKNMHISNDNETTDVSAIPPPEKKRKGRGKTTGLSSQKKRKKNDNGKLKVIIPPDRTVAVGPGAKDFITELSVKVLHNARHGVKNWKGVPDLAKNRIVAYTLDTFQLPDIQHNRDTILQTAKNLYRYRRSRHHDHFKKFSTKEESLQNIPTDVNETEWNFLVDYFSSDEFKKMSERNKNNKAKQEVNHICGRKTFQAVSYEARNTTTGKEPNFQKLWEITHMKPNGQWVTSASAEVNDKVKDVIAEKIQDIDEGTDVDPIINAAFVQIMGEKSKYILGKGSGINSASRISRNEIQEQLRAQQKEAEEERYKRESVDIKLMEVKNQLEEERKNREVMEFRLVHDQKLLKESMMVLVSHLKNPKEDLHVKKNQESRMQKVLDNLKDVLNFEKQNLEMAIYDCDKFNTLCNEKDVELKDALTEKRNLEMRLPKLSSQGSKKTTPKELIDANNQIHEELKARCMLRTAEETKKRLLSEKSSLEEKIVEIEKKKSSEICFLNISCFTPSSKSSDHSSGLKMT; from the exons ATGatgaaaaatatgcatatttctaatgATAATGAAACTACTGATGTAAGTGCAATCCCCCCTCCAG aaaaaaaaaggaagggaAGAGGAAAGACAACAGGGCTTTCATCCCAAAAGAAACGTAAGAAAAATGACAATGGAAAGTTGAAGGTGATCATTCCACCAGATCGAACAGTTGCAGTAGGTCCTGGAGCTAAAGATTTTATTACCGAGCTCTCTGTGAAAGTTCTCCATAATGCTAGACATGGTGTGAAGAATTGGAAGGGAGTTCCTGATCTAGCAAAGAATAGAATTGTTGCTTATACGCTG GACACCTTTCAGCTTCCGGACATACAACACAATCGTGATACCATTCTTCAAACAGCAAAAAATTTATATCGATATCGTCGGAGCAGACATCATGatcattttaagaaattttctaCAAAAGAGGAGAGTCTACAAAATATACCAACAGATGTTAATGAAACTGAATGGAATTTCTTGGTAGACTACTTCAGCTCTGATGAATTTAAG AAAATGagtgaaagaaacaaaaataacaaggCAAAACAAGAAGTGAATCATATTTGCGGGAGAAAAACTTTTCAAGCGGTGTCTTATGAAGCG AGGAATACAACCACTGGAAAAGAgccaaattttcaaaaactttgGGAAATAACTCACATGAAGCCAAATGGGCAATGGGTTACTAGTGCTTCTGCTGAAGTCAAT GACAAAGTGAAAGACGTTATTGCTGAAAAAATTCAAGATATTGACGAGGGTACCGATGTGGATCCTATTATTAATGCTGCATTTGTGCAAATAATGGGAGAAAAATCAAAGTACATTCTTGGTAAAGGATCTGGGATTAATTCAGCAAGTAGAATATCTAGAAatgaaattcaagaacaactTCGAGCACAACAAAAGGAAGCAGAAGAAGAACGCTATAAACGAGAGAGTGTAGACATCAAACTAATGGAAGTTAAGAATCAACTTGAAGAGGAGCGAAAGAACCGAGAAGTAATGGAATTTCGTTTAGTGCATGACCAAAAATTGTTAAAAGAGAGCATGATGGTGCTAGTATCTCATTTGAAGAATCCCAAG GAAGATTTACatgtaaagaaaaatcaagaatcacGGATGCAGAAAGTGTTGGATAACTTGAAAGACGTCTTGAATTTTGAGAAGCAAAACTTAGAAATGGCTATTTATGATTGTGATAAATTCAATACATTGTGCAATGAAAAAGATGTAGAGCTTAAG GATGCCCTAACAGAGAAGCGAAACTTAGAAATGCGGCTTCCAAAGTTGAGTTCTCAAGGTTCAAAGAAAACTACTCCGAAAGAATTGATCGACGCAAATAATCAG ATCCATGAAGAGTTGAAAGCTCGTTGTATGTTGCGTACCgcagaagaaacaaaaaagaggCTTTTGAGTGAAAAATCATCACTTGAGGAAAAAATTGTAGAGATTGAAAAGAAGAAATCAAGTGAGATATGTTTCCTAAATATCTCTTGTTTCACTCCCAGCTCTAAGA gttccgatcatTCAAGTGGTTTAAAgatgacttga
- the LOC101262998 gene encoding uncharacterized protein isoform X10, whose translation MMKNMHISNDNETTDVSAIPPPEKKRKGRGKTTGLSSQKKRKKNDNGKLKVIIPPDRTVAVGPGAKDFITELSVKVLHNARHGVKNWKGVPDLAKNRIVAYTLDTFQLPDIQHNRDTILQTAKNLYRYRRSRHHDHFKKFSTKEESLQNIPTDVNETEWNFLVDYFSSDEFKKMSERNKNNKAKQEVNHICGRKTFQAVSYEARNTTTGKEPNFQKLWEITHMKPNGQWVTSASAEVNDKVKDVIAEKIQDIDEGTDVDPIINAAFVQIMGEKSKYILGKGSGINSASRISRNEIQEQLRAQQKEAEEERYKRESVDIKLMEVKNQLEEERKNREVMEFRLVHDQKLLKESMMVLVSHLKNPKEDLHVKKNQESRMQKVLDNLKDVLNFEKQNLEMAIYDCDKFNTLCNEKDVELKDALTEKRNLEMRLPKLSSQGSKKTTPKELIDANNQIHEELKARCMLRTAEETKKRLLSEKSSLEEKIVEIEKKKSSSDHSSGLKMT comes from the exons ATGatgaaaaatatgcatatttctaatgATAATGAAACTACTGATGTAAGTGCAATCCCCCCTCCAG aaaaaaaaaggaagggaAGAGGAAAGACAACAGGGCTTTCATCCCAAAAGAAACGTAAGAAAAATGACAATGGAAAGTTGAAGGTGATCATTCCACCAGATCGAACAGTTGCAGTAGGTCCTGGAGCTAAAGATTTTATTACCGAGCTCTCTGTGAAAGTTCTCCATAATGCTAGACATGGTGTGAAGAATTGGAAGGGAGTTCCTGATCTAGCAAAGAATAGAATTGTTGCTTATACGCTG GACACCTTTCAGCTTCCGGACATACAACACAATCGTGATACCATTCTTCAAACAGCAAAAAATTTATATCGATATCGTCGGAGCAGACATCATGatcattttaagaaattttctaCAAAAGAGGAGAGTCTACAAAATATACCAACAGATGTTAATGAAACTGAATGGAATTTCTTGGTAGACTACTTCAGCTCTGATGAATTTAAG AAAATGagtgaaagaaacaaaaataacaaggCAAAACAAGAAGTGAATCATATTTGCGGGAGAAAAACTTTTCAAGCGGTGTCTTATGAAGCG AGGAATACAACCACTGGAAAAGAgccaaattttcaaaaactttgGGAAATAACTCACATGAAGCCAAATGGGCAATGGGTTACTAGTGCTTCTGCTGAAGTCAAT GACAAAGTGAAAGACGTTATTGCTGAAAAAATTCAAGATATTGACGAGGGTACCGATGTGGATCCTATTATTAATGCTGCATTTGTGCAAATAATGGGAGAAAAATCAAAGTACATTCTTGGTAAAGGATCTGGGATTAATTCAGCAAGTAGAATATCTAGAAatgaaattcaagaacaactTCGAGCACAACAAAAGGAAGCAGAAGAAGAACGCTATAAACGAGAGAGTGTAGACATCAAACTAATGGAAGTTAAGAATCAACTTGAAGAGGAGCGAAAGAACCGAGAAGTAATGGAATTTCGTTTAGTGCATGACCAAAAATTGTTAAAAGAGAGCATGATGGTGCTAGTATCTCATTTGAAGAATCCCAAG GAAGATTTACatgtaaagaaaaatcaagaatcacGGATGCAGAAAGTGTTGGATAACTTGAAAGACGTCTTGAATTTTGAGAAGCAAAACTTAGAAATGGCTATTTATGATTGTGATAAATTCAATACATTGTGCAATGAAAAAGATGTAGAGCTTAAG GATGCCCTAACAGAGAAGCGAAACTTAGAAATGCGGCTTCCAAAGTTGAGTTCTCAAGGTTCAAAGAAAACTACTCCGAAAGAATTGATCGACGCAAATAATCAG ATCCATGAAGAGTTGAAAGCTCGTTGTATGTTGCGTACCgcagaagaaacaaaaaagaggCTTTTGAGTGAAAAATCATCACTTGAGGAAAAAATTGTAGAGATTGAAAAGAAGAAATCAA gttccgatcatTCAAGTGGTTTAAAgatgacttga
- the LOC101262998 gene encoding uncharacterized protein isoform X4: MMKNMHISNDNETTDVSAIPPPEKKRKGRGKTTGLSSQKKRKKNDNGKLKVIIPPDRTVAVGPGAKDFITELSVKVLHNARHGVKNWKGVPDLAKNRIVAYTLDTFQLPDIQHNRDTILQTAKNLYRYRRSRHHDHFKKFSTKEESLQNIPTDVNETEWNFLVDYFSSDEFKKMSERNKNNKAKQEVNHICGRKTFQAVSYEARNTTTGKEPNFQKLWEITHMKPNGQWVTSASAEVNDKVKDVIAEKIQDIDEGTDVDPIINAAFVQIMGEKSKYILGKGSGINSASRISRNEIQEQLRAQQKEAEEERYKRESVDIKLMEVKNQLEEERKNREVMEFRLVHDQKLLKESMMVLVSHLKNPKNDLPASIFNIFTTSTTSNETSSACLMNNNWEDLHVKKNQESRMQKVLDNLKDVLNFEKQNLEMAIYDCDKFNTLCNEKDVELKDALTEKRNLEMRLPKLSSQGSKKTTPKELIDANNQVFDKIHEELKARCMLRTAEETKKRLLSEKSSLEEKIVEIEKKKSSSDHSSGLKMT; encoded by the exons ATGatgaaaaatatgcatatttctaatgATAATGAAACTACTGATGTAAGTGCAATCCCCCCTCCAG aaaaaaaaaggaagggaAGAGGAAAGACAACAGGGCTTTCATCCCAAAAGAAACGTAAGAAAAATGACAATGGAAAGTTGAAGGTGATCATTCCACCAGATCGAACAGTTGCAGTAGGTCCTGGAGCTAAAGATTTTATTACCGAGCTCTCTGTGAAAGTTCTCCATAATGCTAGACATGGTGTGAAGAATTGGAAGGGAGTTCCTGATCTAGCAAAGAATAGAATTGTTGCTTATACGCTG GACACCTTTCAGCTTCCGGACATACAACACAATCGTGATACCATTCTTCAAACAGCAAAAAATTTATATCGATATCGTCGGAGCAGACATCATGatcattttaagaaattttctaCAAAAGAGGAGAGTCTACAAAATATACCAACAGATGTTAATGAAACTGAATGGAATTTCTTGGTAGACTACTTCAGCTCTGATGAATTTAAG AAAATGagtgaaagaaacaaaaataacaaggCAAAACAAGAAGTGAATCATATTTGCGGGAGAAAAACTTTTCAAGCGGTGTCTTATGAAGCG AGGAATACAACCACTGGAAAAGAgccaaattttcaaaaactttgGGAAATAACTCACATGAAGCCAAATGGGCAATGGGTTACTAGTGCTTCTGCTGAAGTCAAT GACAAAGTGAAAGACGTTATTGCTGAAAAAATTCAAGATATTGACGAGGGTACCGATGTGGATCCTATTATTAATGCTGCATTTGTGCAAATAATGGGAGAAAAATCAAAGTACATTCTTGGTAAAGGATCTGGGATTAATTCAGCAAGTAGAATATCTAGAAatgaaattcaagaacaactTCGAGCACAACAAAAGGAAGCAGAAGAAGAACGCTATAAACGAGAGAGTGTAGACATCAAACTAATGGAAGTTAAGAATCAACTTGAAGAGGAGCGAAAGAACCGAGAAGTAATGGAATTTCGTTTAGTGCATGACCAAAAATTGTTAAAAGAGAGCATGATGGTGCTAGTATCTCATTTGAAGAATCCCAAG AATGACCTTCCTGCTTCAATTTTCAATATCTTTACAACTTCAACTACTTCTAATGAGACAAGTTCTGCATGTCTAATGAATAACAATTGg GAAGATTTACatgtaaagaaaaatcaagaatcacGGATGCAGAAAGTGTTGGATAACTTGAAAGACGTCTTGAATTTTGAGAAGCAAAACTTAGAAATGGCTATTTATGATTGTGATAAATTCAATACATTGTGCAATGAAAAAGATGTAGAGCTTAAG GATGCCCTAACAGAGAAGCGAAACTTAGAAATGCGGCTTCCAAAGTTGAGTTCTCAAGGTTCAAAGAAAACTACTCCGAAAGAATTGATCGACGCAAATAATCAG GTCTTTGATAAGATCCATGAAGAGTTGAAAGCTCGTTGTATGTTGCGTACCgcagaagaaacaaaaaagaggCTTTTGAGTGAAAAATCATCACTTGAGGAAAAAATTGTAGAGATTGAAAAGAAGAAATCAA gttccgatcatTCAAGTGGTTTAAAgatgacttga
- the LOC101262998 gene encoding uncharacterized protein isoform X9 gives MMKNMHISNDNETTDVSAIPPPEKKRKGRGKTTGLSSQKKRKKNDNGKLKVIIPPDRTVAVGPGAKDFITELSVKVLHNARHGVKNWKGVPDLAKNRIVAYTLDTFQLPDIQHNRDTILQTAKNLYRYRRSRHHDHFKKFSTKEESLQNIPTDVNETEWNFLVDYFSSDEFKKMSERNKNNKAKQEVNHICGRKTFQAVSYEARNTTTGKEPNFQKLWEITHMKPNGQWVTSASAEVNDKVKDVIAEKIQDIDEGTDVDPIINAAFVQIMGEKSKYILGKGSGINSASRISRNEIQEQLRAQQKEAEEERYKRESVDIKLMEVKNQLEEERKNREVMEFRLVHDQKLLKESMMVLVSHLKNPKEDLHVKKNQESRMQKVLDNLKDVLNFEKQNLEMAIYDCDKFNTLCNEKDVELKDALTEKRNLEMRLPKLSSQGSKKTTPKELIDANNQVFDKIHEELKARCMLRTAEETKKRLLSEKSSLEEKIVEIEKKKSSEICFLNISCFTPSSKS, from the exons ATGatgaaaaatatgcatatttctaatgATAATGAAACTACTGATGTAAGTGCAATCCCCCCTCCAG aaaaaaaaaggaagggaAGAGGAAAGACAACAGGGCTTTCATCCCAAAAGAAACGTAAGAAAAATGACAATGGAAAGTTGAAGGTGATCATTCCACCAGATCGAACAGTTGCAGTAGGTCCTGGAGCTAAAGATTTTATTACCGAGCTCTCTGTGAAAGTTCTCCATAATGCTAGACATGGTGTGAAGAATTGGAAGGGAGTTCCTGATCTAGCAAAGAATAGAATTGTTGCTTATACGCTG GACACCTTTCAGCTTCCGGACATACAACACAATCGTGATACCATTCTTCAAACAGCAAAAAATTTATATCGATATCGTCGGAGCAGACATCATGatcattttaagaaattttctaCAAAAGAGGAGAGTCTACAAAATATACCAACAGATGTTAATGAAACTGAATGGAATTTCTTGGTAGACTACTTCAGCTCTGATGAATTTAAG AAAATGagtgaaagaaacaaaaataacaaggCAAAACAAGAAGTGAATCATATTTGCGGGAGAAAAACTTTTCAAGCGGTGTCTTATGAAGCG AGGAATACAACCACTGGAAAAGAgccaaattttcaaaaactttgGGAAATAACTCACATGAAGCCAAATGGGCAATGGGTTACTAGTGCTTCTGCTGAAGTCAAT GACAAAGTGAAAGACGTTATTGCTGAAAAAATTCAAGATATTGACGAGGGTACCGATGTGGATCCTATTATTAATGCTGCATTTGTGCAAATAATGGGAGAAAAATCAAAGTACATTCTTGGTAAAGGATCTGGGATTAATTCAGCAAGTAGAATATCTAGAAatgaaattcaagaacaactTCGAGCACAACAAAAGGAAGCAGAAGAAGAACGCTATAAACGAGAGAGTGTAGACATCAAACTAATGGAAGTTAAGAATCAACTTGAAGAGGAGCGAAAGAACCGAGAAGTAATGGAATTTCGTTTAGTGCATGACCAAAAATTGTTAAAAGAGAGCATGATGGTGCTAGTATCTCATTTGAAGAATCCCAAG GAAGATTTACatgtaaagaaaaatcaagaatcacGGATGCAGAAAGTGTTGGATAACTTGAAAGACGTCTTGAATTTTGAGAAGCAAAACTTAGAAATGGCTATTTATGATTGTGATAAATTCAATACATTGTGCAATGAAAAAGATGTAGAGCTTAAG GATGCCCTAACAGAGAAGCGAAACTTAGAAATGCGGCTTCCAAAGTTGAGTTCTCAAGGTTCAAAGAAAACTACTCCGAAAGAATTGATCGACGCAAATAATCAG GTCTTTGATAAGATCCATGAAGAGTTGAAAGCTCGTTGTATGTTGCGTACCgcagaagaaacaaaaaagaggCTTTTGAGTGAAAAATCATCACTTGAGGAAAAAATTGTAGAGATTGAAAAGAAGAAATCAAGTGAGATATGTTTCCTAAATATCTCTTGTTTCACTCCCAGCTCTAAGAGTTAA
- the LOC101262998 gene encoding uncharacterized protein isoform X2 has product MMKNMHISNDNETTDVSAIPPPEKKRKGRGKTTGLSSQKKRKKNDNGKLKVIIPPDRTVAVGPGAKDFITELSVKVLHNARHGVKNWKGVPDLAKNRIVAYTLDTFQLPDIQHNRDTILQTAKNLYRYRRSRHHDHFKKFSTKEESLQNIPTDVNETEWNFLVDYFSSDEFKKMSERNKNNKAKQEVNHICGRKTFQAVSYEARNTTTGKEPNFQKLWEITHMKPNGQWVTSASAEVNDKVKDVIAEKIQDIDEGTDVDPIINAAFVQIMGEKSKYILGKGSGINSASRISRNEIQEQLRAQQKEAEEERYKRESVDIKLMEVKNQLEEERKNREVMEFRLVHDQKLLKESMMVLVSHLKNPKNDLPASIFNIFTTSTTSNETSSACLMNNNWEDLHVKKNQESRMQKVLDNLKDVLNFEKQNLEMAIYDCDKFNTLCNEKDVELKDALTEKRNLEMRLPKLSSQGSKKTTPKELIDANNQIHEELKARCMLRTAEETKKRLLSEKSSLEEKIVEIEKKKSSEICFLNISCFTPSSKSSDHSSGLKMT; this is encoded by the exons ATGatgaaaaatatgcatatttctaatgATAATGAAACTACTGATGTAAGTGCAATCCCCCCTCCAG aaaaaaaaaggaagggaAGAGGAAAGACAACAGGGCTTTCATCCCAAAAGAAACGTAAGAAAAATGACAATGGAAAGTTGAAGGTGATCATTCCACCAGATCGAACAGTTGCAGTAGGTCCTGGAGCTAAAGATTTTATTACCGAGCTCTCTGTGAAAGTTCTCCATAATGCTAGACATGGTGTGAAGAATTGGAAGGGAGTTCCTGATCTAGCAAAGAATAGAATTGTTGCTTATACGCTG GACACCTTTCAGCTTCCGGACATACAACACAATCGTGATACCATTCTTCAAACAGCAAAAAATTTATATCGATATCGTCGGAGCAGACATCATGatcattttaagaaattttctaCAAAAGAGGAGAGTCTACAAAATATACCAACAGATGTTAATGAAACTGAATGGAATTTCTTGGTAGACTACTTCAGCTCTGATGAATTTAAG AAAATGagtgaaagaaacaaaaataacaaggCAAAACAAGAAGTGAATCATATTTGCGGGAGAAAAACTTTTCAAGCGGTGTCTTATGAAGCG AGGAATACAACCACTGGAAAAGAgccaaattttcaaaaactttgGGAAATAACTCACATGAAGCCAAATGGGCAATGGGTTACTAGTGCTTCTGCTGAAGTCAAT GACAAAGTGAAAGACGTTATTGCTGAAAAAATTCAAGATATTGACGAGGGTACCGATGTGGATCCTATTATTAATGCTGCATTTGTGCAAATAATGGGAGAAAAATCAAAGTACATTCTTGGTAAAGGATCTGGGATTAATTCAGCAAGTAGAATATCTAGAAatgaaattcaagaacaactTCGAGCACAACAAAAGGAAGCAGAAGAAGAACGCTATAAACGAGAGAGTGTAGACATCAAACTAATGGAAGTTAAGAATCAACTTGAAGAGGAGCGAAAGAACCGAGAAGTAATGGAATTTCGTTTAGTGCATGACCAAAAATTGTTAAAAGAGAGCATGATGGTGCTAGTATCTCATTTGAAGAATCCCAAG AATGACCTTCCTGCTTCAATTTTCAATATCTTTACAACTTCAACTACTTCTAATGAGACAAGTTCTGCATGTCTAATGAATAACAATTGg GAAGATTTACatgtaaagaaaaatcaagaatcacGGATGCAGAAAGTGTTGGATAACTTGAAAGACGTCTTGAATTTTGAGAAGCAAAACTTAGAAATGGCTATTTATGATTGTGATAAATTCAATACATTGTGCAATGAAAAAGATGTAGAGCTTAAG GATGCCCTAACAGAGAAGCGAAACTTAGAAATGCGGCTTCCAAAGTTGAGTTCTCAAGGTTCAAAGAAAACTACTCCGAAAGAATTGATCGACGCAAATAATCAG ATCCATGAAGAGTTGAAAGCTCGTTGTATGTTGCGTACCgcagaagaaacaaaaaagaggCTTTTGAGTGAAAAATCATCACTTGAGGAAAAAATTGTAGAGATTGAAAAGAAGAAATCAAGTGAGATATGTTTCCTAAATATCTCTTGTTTCACTCCCAGCTCTAAGA gttccgatcatTCAAGTGGTTTAAAgatgacttga